In Oncorhynchus gorbuscha isolate QuinsamMale2020 ecotype Even-year linkage group LG02, OgorEven_v1.0, whole genome shotgun sequence, a single genomic region encodes these proteins:
- the zgc:194948 gene encoding uroplakin-2 has protein sequence MLRPSLRLSHGQHLVPDSRMSRSILVIPALPFHIMLRSHESHLFSTAMRTMFIFVGMLFTLSNAEFQVSLLKESDGVVTGRFADSLILSLPPCALATQSVTLEYNNTVTNESKTLVNIFKVLPCRFRRDIISTIENNGQFTTSRNLGYQVTNLTTGSTYRLQYVVGAEKSNILEVSTRQAKDPNQIDSGLPARSGAMVVITVILSVSMFILLVALIVTVAHSLGGD, from the exons atgctgagaccgagtctgcgtctctcacatgg GCAGCACCTTGTCCCTGATTCGCGGATGTCCAGGTCAATTCTAGTTATTCCAGCGCTCCCATTCCATATAATGTTGCGTTCACACGAGTCTCACCTGTTCAGCACGGCAATGAGGACAATGTTCATCTTCGTTGGAATGCTTTTCACCCTTTCAAATGCAG AATTCCAAGTGAGCCTTCTGAAAGAGTCAGATGGAGTTGTAACAGGCAGGTTTGCTGACTCTTTAATTTTGAGCCTGCCTCCATGTGCTTTGGCAACACAGAGTGTGACTTTGGAGtacaacaacactgtcaccaacgAGAGCA AAACTTTGGTCAATATATTCAAAGTGCTCCCCTGTCGGTTCAGAAGGGACATCATCTCAACCATTGAAAATAATGGCCAGTTCACTACCAGCAGAAACCTGGGTTATCAAGTGACAAATCTCACCACTGGCTCAACATACAG GCTTCAGTATGTGGTAGGGGCAGAGAAGAGCAACATTCTGGAGGTCTCTACAAGACAAG CCAAAGACCCCAACCAAATAGACTCTGGCCTGCCAGCACGCAGTGGAGCCATGGTTGTCATCACTGTCATACTGTCTGTTTCCATGTTCATTTTGCTGGTAGCCCTCATTGTCACTGTTGCCCATTCCCTTGGTGGGGATTAA
- the ncf1 gene encoding neutrophil cytosol factor 1 isoform X1 — protein sequence MLVKHVHLASMQNPDNVLYQVNSCGPDSHGPAQGVLTKESLTLVDCCKIQRGCIEALHALNMGTVRPEDCPQTESTNMTVKQVETIEPVHDGFIVIFPPVAVDVEVGDTATFALLIITLLHLTMEEIYVRHVELLGFEKRFFPSQHYVYMLMVKWNDLSEKLIYRGYPEIYTFHKSLKEMFPIEAGDINKKDRIIPALPAPKWLDNQKSTETRQSTLAEYCSSVINLPPKISRSQLVRSLFKVRPEDENPPAQHPLKRNETFVVSNDKTRDNTSEISGPIILESYRVIADYSHTSKYEITLHIGDLVEIVEKSPNGWWFCQCDTKRGWVPASYLEPLDGPEESEEADPNYAGELYITTKAYKAAQDDELTLETGETIEVIHKLLDGWWVVRKGEETGHFPSMFLYRTGEKKDMVSEELVMRRQTPPPRRSTIRNAQSIHSKGRQRISQDTYRRNSRRFLQQKGGRPNQPRKTSKASTQSPLQDWNNRDNMPKTAGSSPGGELKGAPIIPPRPSPELIMERCTENTRKKVSVRKSS from the exons ATGTTGGTGAAACACGTTCACCTAGCTAGTATGCAAAACCCAGACAATGTATTAT ACCAGGTCAACTCCTGTGGTCCTGACAGCCACGGTCCAGCCCAGGGCGTACTGACGAAAGAATCTTTGACACTAGTGGACTGTTGCAAAATCCAAAGGGGGTGCATTGAGGCTCTGCATGCCCTTAACATGGGGACTGTGAGGCCGGAAGACTGCCCCCAAACAGAATCAACAAACATGACTGTCAAACAAGTGGAGACTATTGAACCAGTGCATGATGGGTTTATCGTCATATTTCCAC CTGTAGCTGTTGATGTGGAGGTTGGAGACACGGCCACTTTTG CACTCTTGATTATCACTCTTCTGCATCTCACAATGGAGGAAATCTATGTCAGGCATGTGGAGTTGCTGGGCTTTGAGAAACGCTTCTTCCCCAGCCAGCACTAT GTCTACATGCTGATGGTGAAATGGAATGACCTGTCTGAGAAGTTGATCTATAGAGGGTATCCGGAGATCTACACCTTTCAC AAATCCCTGAAGGAGATGTTCCCCATTGAGGCGGGTGACATCAATAAGAAAGACCGGATCATCCCTGCACTACCAG CGCCAAAGTGGTTGGACAACCAAAAGAGCACAGAGACCAGGCAGAGCACTCTGGCTGAATATTGCAGTTCTGTCATCAACCTGCCCCCCAAGATCTCCCGCAGCCAGCTGGTACGCAGCCTCTTCAAGGTCCGACCGGAGGACGAGAACCCACCCGCTCAACACCC TTTAAAAAGAAATGAGACCTTTGTGGTGTCCAATGACAAGACGAGAGACAACACTTCTG AGATCTCTGGCCCCATCATATTGGAAAGCTACAGGGTGATTGCTGACTACAGCCACACCTCCAAGTATGAGATCACCCTGCATATTGGAGACTTGGTGGAGATTGTGGAGAAAAGCCCAAATG GTTGGTGGTTCTGCCAGTGTGATACCAAGCGGGGCTGGGTGCCCGCCTCTTACCTAGAGCCCCTGGATGGACCAGAGGAGTCGGAAGAAGCCGATCCCAACTACGCAG GAGAACTCTACATAACCACCAAAGCCTACAAGGCAGCACAAGATGATGAGCTGACTCTTGAGACGGGGGAAACTATTGAGGTCATTCACAAGCTCCTGGATGGATGGTGGGTGGTCAG gaaaggagaggagacgggacaCTTCCCCTCAATGTTTCTCTACAGAACTGGAGAGAAGAAGGACATGGTGTCAGAAGAGCTTGTGATGAGAAGACAGACACCCCCACCCAGACG TTCAACAATCCGCAATGCACAAAGTATTCACAGCAAAGGGCGCCAGCGCATCAGCCAGGACACGTACCGCAGGAACAGTCGCCGCTTCCTGCAGCAGAAGGGTGGCCGGCCCAATCAGCCCAGGAAGACGTCCAAGGCCTCCACACAGTCCCCGCTGCAGGACTGGAATAACAGAG ACAACATGCCAAAGACAGCGGGCTCTAGTCCAGGGGGTGAGCTGAAAGGGGCTCCCATCATCCCCCCTAGGCCCAGTCCTGAACTCATCATGGAGCGCTGTACAGAGAACACCCGCAAGAAAGTCAGTGTCCGCAAATCGAGCTAA
- the ncf1 gene encoding neutrophil cytosol factor 1 isoform X2, whose protein sequence is MLVKHVHLASMQNPDNVLYQVNSCGPDSHGPAQGVLTKESLTLVDCCKIQRGCIEALHALNMGTVRPEDCPQTESTNMTVKQVETIEPVHDGFIVIFPPVDVEVGDTATFALLIITLLHLTMEEIYVRHVELLGFEKRFFPSQHYVYMLMVKWNDLSEKLIYRGYPEIYTFHKSLKEMFPIEAGDINKKDRIIPALPAPKWLDNQKSTETRQSTLAEYCSSVINLPPKISRSQLVRSLFKVRPEDENPPAQHPLKRNETFVVSNDKTRDNTSEISGPIILESYRVIADYSHTSKYEITLHIGDLVEIVEKSPNGWWFCQCDTKRGWVPASYLEPLDGPEESEEADPNYAGELYITTKAYKAAQDDELTLETGETIEVIHKLLDGWWVVRKGEETGHFPSMFLYRTGEKKDMVSEELVMRRQTPPPRRSTIRNAQSIHSKGRQRISQDTYRRNSRRFLQQKGGRPNQPRKTSKASTQSPLQDWNNRDNMPKTAGSSPGGELKGAPIIPPRPSPELIMERCTENTRKKVSVRKSS, encoded by the exons ATGTTGGTGAAACACGTTCACCTAGCTAGTATGCAAAACCCAGACAATGTATTAT ACCAGGTCAACTCCTGTGGTCCTGACAGCCACGGTCCAGCCCAGGGCGTACTGACGAAAGAATCTTTGACACTAGTGGACTGTTGCAAAATCCAAAGGGGGTGCATTGAGGCTCTGCATGCCCTTAACATGGGGACTGTGAGGCCGGAAGACTGCCCCCAAACAGAATCAACAAACATGACTGTCAAACAAGTGGAGACTATTGAACCAGTGCATGATGGGTTTATCGTCATATTTCCAC CTGTTGATGTGGAGGTTGGAGACACGGCCACTTTTG CACTCTTGATTATCACTCTTCTGCATCTCACAATGGAGGAAATCTATGTCAGGCATGTGGAGTTGCTGGGCTTTGAGAAACGCTTCTTCCCCAGCCAGCACTAT GTCTACATGCTGATGGTGAAATGGAATGACCTGTCTGAGAAGTTGATCTATAGAGGGTATCCGGAGATCTACACCTTTCAC AAATCCCTGAAGGAGATGTTCCCCATTGAGGCGGGTGACATCAATAAGAAAGACCGGATCATCCCTGCACTACCAG CGCCAAAGTGGTTGGACAACCAAAAGAGCACAGAGACCAGGCAGAGCACTCTGGCTGAATATTGCAGTTCTGTCATCAACCTGCCCCCCAAGATCTCCCGCAGCCAGCTGGTACGCAGCCTCTTCAAGGTCCGACCGGAGGACGAGAACCCACCCGCTCAACACCC TTTAAAAAGAAATGAGACCTTTGTGGTGTCCAATGACAAGACGAGAGACAACACTTCTG AGATCTCTGGCCCCATCATATTGGAAAGCTACAGGGTGATTGCTGACTACAGCCACACCTCCAAGTATGAGATCACCCTGCATATTGGAGACTTGGTGGAGATTGTGGAGAAAAGCCCAAATG GTTGGTGGTTCTGCCAGTGTGATACCAAGCGGGGCTGGGTGCCCGCCTCTTACCTAGAGCCCCTGGATGGACCAGAGGAGTCGGAAGAAGCCGATCCCAACTACGCAG GAGAACTCTACATAACCACCAAAGCCTACAAGGCAGCACAAGATGATGAGCTGACTCTTGAGACGGGGGAAACTATTGAGGTCATTCACAAGCTCCTGGATGGATGGTGGGTGGTCAG gaaaggagaggagacgggacaCTTCCCCTCAATGTTTCTCTACAGAACTGGAGAGAAGAAGGACATGGTGTCAGAAGAGCTTGTGATGAGAAGACAGACACCCCCACCCAGACG TTCAACAATCCGCAATGCACAAAGTATTCACAGCAAAGGGCGCCAGCGCATCAGCCAGGACACGTACCGCAGGAACAGTCGCCGCTTCCTGCAGCAGAAGGGTGGCCGGCCCAATCAGCCCAGGAAGACGTCCAAGGCCTCCACACAGTCCCCGCTGCAGGACTGGAATAACAGAG ACAACATGCCAAAGACAGCGGGCTCTAGTCCAGGGGGTGAGCTGAAAGGGGCTCCCATCATCCCCCCTAGGCCCAGTCCTGAACTCATCATGGAGCGCTGTACAGAGAACACCCGCAAGAAAGTCAGTGTCCGCAAATCGAGCTAA
- the ncf1 gene encoding neutrophil cytosol factor 1 isoform X3, with amino-acid sequence MLVKHVHLASMQNPDNVLYQVNSCGPDSHGPAQGVLTKESLTLVDCCKIQRGCIEALHALNMGTVRPEDCPQTESTNMTVKQVETIEPVHDGFIVIFPPLLIITLLHLTMEEIYVRHVELLGFEKRFFPSQHYVYMLMVKWNDLSEKLIYRGYPEIYTFHKSLKEMFPIEAGDINKKDRIIPALPAPKWLDNQKSTETRQSTLAEYCSSVINLPPKISRSQLVRSLFKVRPEDENPPAQHPLKRNETFVVSNDKTRDNTSEISGPIILESYRVIADYSHTSKYEITLHIGDLVEIVEKSPNGWWFCQCDTKRGWVPASYLEPLDGPEESEEADPNYAGELYITTKAYKAAQDDELTLETGETIEVIHKLLDGWWVVRKGEETGHFPSMFLYRTGEKKDMVSEELVMRRQTPPPRRSTIRNAQSIHSKGRQRISQDTYRRNSRRFLQQKGGRPNQPRKTSKASTQSPLQDWNNRDNMPKTAGSSPGGELKGAPIIPPRPSPELIMERCTENTRKKVSVRKSS; translated from the exons ATGTTGGTGAAACACGTTCACCTAGCTAGTATGCAAAACCCAGACAATGTATTAT ACCAGGTCAACTCCTGTGGTCCTGACAGCCACGGTCCAGCCCAGGGCGTACTGACGAAAGAATCTTTGACACTAGTGGACTGTTGCAAAATCCAAAGGGGGTGCATTGAGGCTCTGCATGCCCTTAACATGGGGACTGTGAGGCCGGAAGACTGCCCCCAAACAGAATCAACAAACATGACTGTCAAACAAGTGGAGACTATTGAACCAGTGCATGATGGGTTTATCGTCATATTTCCAC CACTCTTGATTATCACTCTTCTGCATCTCACAATGGAGGAAATCTATGTCAGGCATGTGGAGTTGCTGGGCTTTGAGAAACGCTTCTTCCCCAGCCAGCACTAT GTCTACATGCTGATGGTGAAATGGAATGACCTGTCTGAGAAGTTGATCTATAGAGGGTATCCGGAGATCTACACCTTTCAC AAATCCCTGAAGGAGATGTTCCCCATTGAGGCGGGTGACATCAATAAGAAAGACCGGATCATCCCTGCACTACCAG CGCCAAAGTGGTTGGACAACCAAAAGAGCACAGAGACCAGGCAGAGCACTCTGGCTGAATATTGCAGTTCTGTCATCAACCTGCCCCCCAAGATCTCCCGCAGCCAGCTGGTACGCAGCCTCTTCAAGGTCCGACCGGAGGACGAGAACCCACCCGCTCAACACCC TTTAAAAAGAAATGAGACCTTTGTGGTGTCCAATGACAAGACGAGAGACAACACTTCTG AGATCTCTGGCCCCATCATATTGGAAAGCTACAGGGTGATTGCTGACTACAGCCACACCTCCAAGTATGAGATCACCCTGCATATTGGAGACTTGGTGGAGATTGTGGAGAAAAGCCCAAATG GTTGGTGGTTCTGCCAGTGTGATACCAAGCGGGGCTGGGTGCCCGCCTCTTACCTAGAGCCCCTGGATGGACCAGAGGAGTCGGAAGAAGCCGATCCCAACTACGCAG GAGAACTCTACATAACCACCAAAGCCTACAAGGCAGCACAAGATGATGAGCTGACTCTTGAGACGGGGGAAACTATTGAGGTCATTCACAAGCTCCTGGATGGATGGTGGGTGGTCAG gaaaggagaggagacgggacaCTTCCCCTCAATGTTTCTCTACAGAACTGGAGAGAAGAAGGACATGGTGTCAGAAGAGCTTGTGATGAGAAGACAGACACCCCCACCCAGACG TTCAACAATCCGCAATGCACAAAGTATTCACAGCAAAGGGCGCCAGCGCATCAGCCAGGACACGTACCGCAGGAACAGTCGCCGCTTCCTGCAGCAGAAGGGTGGCCGGCCCAATCAGCCCAGGAAGACGTCCAAGGCCTCCACACAGTCCCCGCTGCAGGACTGGAATAACAGAG ACAACATGCCAAAGACAGCGGGCTCTAGTCCAGGGGGTGAGCTGAAAGGGGCTCCCATCATCCCCCCTAGGCCCAGTCCTGAACTCATCATGGAGCGCTGTACAGAGAACACCCGCAAGAAAGTCAGTGTCCGCAAATCGAGCTAA
- the ncf1 gene encoding neutrophil cytosol factor 1 isoform X4 → MGTVRPEDCPQTESTNMTVKQVETIEPVHDGFIVIFPPVAVDVEVGDTATFALLIITLLHLTMEEIYVRHVELLGFEKRFFPSQHYVYMLMVKWNDLSEKLIYRGYPEIYTFHKSLKEMFPIEAGDINKKDRIIPALPAPKWLDNQKSTETRQSTLAEYCSSVINLPPKISRSQLVRSLFKVRPEDENPPAQHPLKRNETFVVSNDKTRDNTSEISGPIILESYRVIADYSHTSKYEITLHIGDLVEIVEKSPNGWWFCQCDTKRGWVPASYLEPLDGPEESEEADPNYAGELYITTKAYKAAQDDELTLETGETIEVIHKLLDGWWVVRKGEETGHFPSMFLYRTGEKKDMVSEELVMRRQTPPPRRSTIRNAQSIHSKGRQRISQDTYRRNSRRFLQQKGGRPNQPRKTSKASTQSPLQDWNNRDNMPKTAGSSPGGELKGAPIIPPRPSPELIMERCTENTRKKVSVRKSS, encoded by the exons ATGGGGACTGTGAGGCCGGAAGACTGCCCCCAAACAGAATCAACAAACATGACTGTCAAACAAGTGGAGACTATTGAACCAGTGCATGATGGGTTTATCGTCATATTTCCAC CTGTAGCTGTTGATGTGGAGGTTGGAGACACGGCCACTTTTG CACTCTTGATTATCACTCTTCTGCATCTCACAATGGAGGAAATCTATGTCAGGCATGTGGAGTTGCTGGGCTTTGAGAAACGCTTCTTCCCCAGCCAGCACTAT GTCTACATGCTGATGGTGAAATGGAATGACCTGTCTGAGAAGTTGATCTATAGAGGGTATCCGGAGATCTACACCTTTCAC AAATCCCTGAAGGAGATGTTCCCCATTGAGGCGGGTGACATCAATAAGAAAGACCGGATCATCCCTGCACTACCAG CGCCAAAGTGGTTGGACAACCAAAAGAGCACAGAGACCAGGCAGAGCACTCTGGCTGAATATTGCAGTTCTGTCATCAACCTGCCCCCCAAGATCTCCCGCAGCCAGCTGGTACGCAGCCTCTTCAAGGTCCGACCGGAGGACGAGAACCCACCCGCTCAACACCC TTTAAAAAGAAATGAGACCTTTGTGGTGTCCAATGACAAGACGAGAGACAACACTTCTG AGATCTCTGGCCCCATCATATTGGAAAGCTACAGGGTGATTGCTGACTACAGCCACACCTCCAAGTATGAGATCACCCTGCATATTGGAGACTTGGTGGAGATTGTGGAGAAAAGCCCAAATG GTTGGTGGTTCTGCCAGTGTGATACCAAGCGGGGCTGGGTGCCCGCCTCTTACCTAGAGCCCCTGGATGGACCAGAGGAGTCGGAAGAAGCCGATCCCAACTACGCAG GAGAACTCTACATAACCACCAAAGCCTACAAGGCAGCACAAGATGATGAGCTGACTCTTGAGACGGGGGAAACTATTGAGGTCATTCACAAGCTCCTGGATGGATGGTGGGTGGTCAG gaaaggagaggagacgggacaCTTCCCCTCAATGTTTCTCTACAGAACTGGAGAGAAGAAGGACATGGTGTCAGAAGAGCTTGTGATGAGAAGACAGACACCCCCACCCAGACG TTCAACAATCCGCAATGCACAAAGTATTCACAGCAAAGGGCGCCAGCGCATCAGCCAGGACACGTACCGCAGGAACAGTCGCCGCTTCCTGCAGCAGAAGGGTGGCCGGCCCAATCAGCCCAGGAAGACGTCCAAGGCCTCCACACAGTCCCCGCTGCAGGACTGGAATAACAGAG ACAACATGCCAAAGACAGCGGGCTCTAGTCCAGGGGGTGAGCTGAAAGGGGCTCCCATCATCCCCCCTAGGCCCAGTCCTGAACTCATCATGGAGCGCTGTACAGAGAACACCCGCAAGAAAGTCAGTGTCCGCAAATCGAGCTAA
- the rcc1l gene encoding RCC1-like G exchanging factor-like protein, producing MSLAYLRLCTQHRLALGARGYATHISDRRSREQKDEGPVFQYVGKQRKPNHKVFVWGFSYTGALGIPSFVVPDSGRKKPRKYQLTPYRLETEQQISSAACGYGFTLLSSSTKDLTKVWGMGLNRDSQLGFQRTQQDRYKSYDYVLEPSPVPLPLARPQQTRVVQVACGRAHSLVLTDSEGVFSLGNNAYGQCGRKMVEDEVYSASHIIHKMEGFDSPVTQVVCGQDHSLFLTETGKVYACGWGADGQTGLGHHNMCARPVAVGGDLAGVRVQQVTTYGDCSMAVSQDGQLYGWGNSEYLQLSSVTEATQINSPRLLPFEGVGKVTQVACGGTQVAILNERGEVFVWGYGILGKGPNLSESQTPELVPPTLFGRSEFNPAVTVSRIHCGLNHFAAVTDRGELFVWGKNVRGCLGVGKKEDQYFPWRVTVPGHVVDVACGVDHMVALVKSVI from the exons ATGTCATTGGCGTACCTTCGATTGTGTACCCAACACAGGTTAGCACTCGGAGCTCGGGGATATGCGACCCACATCAGTGACCGCAGGTCTCGGGAGCAAAAGGATGAGGGTCCAGTGTTTCAGTATGTTGGGAAGCAGAGAAAGCCCAACCACAAGGTGTTTGTATGGGGGTTTAGCTACACTGGAGCCCTGGGCATCCCCAGCTTTGTGGTTCCAGACAGTGGCAGGAAAAAGCCTAGGAAATACCAGCTCACTCCTTACCGTCTGGAGACAGAGCAGCAG ATCTCCTCTGCAGCCTGTGGGTACggctttactctcctctcctcttccaccaaGGACCTCACCAAGGTGTGGGGCATGGGCCTCAACAGAGACTCACAGCTGGGCTTCCAACGCACCCAACAAGACCGCT ATAAGAGCTATGACTATGTGCTGGAGCCCTCTCCGGTGCCTCTCCCCCTGGCCAGGCCCCAGCAGACCAGGGTGGTGCAGGTGGCATGTGGCCGTGCCCACTCCCTGGTGCTCACCGACTCAGAGGGAG TGTTCAGTCTGGGAAACAATGCCTATGGCCAGTGTGGGAGGAAGATGGTTGAAGATGAAGTCTACAG TGCCAGTCACATCATTCACAAGATGGAAGGCTTTGACAGCCCAGTGACTCAG GTGGTGTGTGGGCAGGACCACAGTCTGTTCCTGACTGAGACGGGCAAGGTATATGCCTGTGGCTGGggggcagacggacagacag gTCTGGGCCACCACAACATGTGTGCCAGGCCGGTGGCTGTAGGAGGGGACCTGGCTGGTGTAAGAGTGCAGCAGGTGACCACCTACGGAGACTGCAGCATGGCAGTGTCCCAGGACGGCCAGCTCTATGGCTGGGGCAACTCTGAGTACCTCCAACTCTCCTCGGTCACTGAGGCCACCCAG ATTAACTCCCCTCGACTCCTTCCTTTTGAAGGGGTGGGCAAAGTGACCCAGGTGGCCTGTGGAGGCACACAGGTGGCCATTCTGAACG agagaggggaggtgtttGTATGGGGCTATGGCATTCTTGGAAAGGGCCCTAATCTCTCTGAATCCCAAACCCCTGAGCTGGTCCCTCCTACACTGTTCGGCCGCTCAGAGTTTAACCCTGCGGTGACCGTGAGCCGCATCCACTGTGGACTGAACCATTTTGCTGCTGTCACAG ATCGTGGGGAGCTCTTTGTTTGGGGGAAGAATGTGAGAGGTTGTCTTGGTGTTGGAAAGAAAGAGGACCAGTACTTCCCATGGCGG GTGACTGTGCCAGGTCATGTGGTGGATGTAGCGTGTGGGGTGGACCACATGGTGGCGCTGGTCAAGTCTGTCATCTGA